One part of the Cyprinus carpio isolate SPL01 chromosome B12, ASM1834038v1, whole genome shotgun sequence genome encodes these proteins:
- the cbx7b gene encoding chromobox protein homolog 7: protein MELSAIGEQVFAVESVIKKRVRKGHVEYLLKWKGWPPKYSTWEPEEHILDPRLVLAYEEKEQRERSVRWRKRGPKPKRLFMQRNIYAMDLRSAHKDTEKSSAHLPLSLDPRFQSTGACIYRQLSHHKKKKKASRETSEEEWDRREDDDDDDDDDDDDDDEGVMEEEEEEEDTRQGGTKTGSNTLNKRVRRGRWSPTTGSEAMTISPLPEDWSPVMGPEEVIVTDITINSLTVTFREALVARGFFRSWEMEI, encoded by the exons ATGGAACTGTCGGCAATCGGTGAGCAAGTGTTCGCTGTGGAATCAGTCATAAAGAAAAGAGTTAGAAAG GGTCATGTCGAATATTTATTGAAGTGGAAGGGGTGGCCTCCCAA GTACAGCACATGGGAGCCAGAGGAGCACATTCTAGACCCTCGGCTGGTTTTAGCGTATGAGGAAAA agaacagagagaaaggtCAGTGAGGTGGCGTAAAAGAGGCCCAAAGCCGAAAAGACTCTTCATGCAG AGAAACATTTACGCAATGGATCTACGCAGCGCACACAAAGATACAGAGAAGTCTTCAGCACATCTGCCGCTCTCGCTTGACCCAAGGTTCCAGTCCACAGGGGCTTGTATATATCGGCAATTAAGCCAccacaagaaaaagaagaaagcttCCAGAGAGACTTCTGAGGAAGAATGGGATAGaagagaagatgatgatgatgatgatgatgatgatgatgatgatgatgatgagggggttatggaggaggaagaagaagaagaggacacAAGACAAGGAGGGACTAAAACTGGCAGCAACACTTTAAACA AGCGTGTCAGGAGAGGTCGCTGGAGTCCAACCACTGGGTCAGAGGCAATGACTATATCTCCTTTACCTGAAGACTGGAGTCCAGTTATGGGCCCAGAGGAGGTCATTGTGACAGATATCACCATCAACTCACTGACTGTGACTTTTAGAGAGGCCTTGGTAGCAAGGGGGTTCTTCAGGAGCTGGGAGATGGAGATCTGA
- the LOC109071486 gene encoding josephin-1-like — protein sequence MGSTPCSGKGRGVGGFQELGCMPWKVSKQKGEAVGGRGSELEDRPNAGPPPTSSQPPAIYHEKQHRELCALHALNNVFQDGAAFSRDALQDIYQRLSPSTLVTPHKKNMLGNGNYDVNVIMAALQTRGFEAVWWDKRRDVSSIALPNVTGFILNVPSNLRWGPLRLPLKRQHWIGVREVGGIYYNLDSKLRSPHAIGTADELRKFLRHQLRGKNCELLLVVPEEVEVHQTWRSDN from the exons ATGGGGAGTACTCCATGTTCTGGTAAGGGGAGGGGGGTCGGGGGGTTTCAGGAGCTGGGATGTATGCCATGGAAGGTCAGCAAGCAGAAAGGAGAAGCCGTCGGTGGACGTGGGTCCGAGCTGGAGGATAGACCGAATGCTGGACCGCCCCCCACCTCGTCACAACCTCCCGCCATTTATCACGAAAAGCAGCATCGGGAGTTGTGTGCTCTGCACGCCCTAAACAATGTCTTCCAGGACGGAGCGGCCTTCAGCCGTGATGCACTTCAGGACATCTACCAGAG GCTGTCCCCTAGCACTTTGGTAACGCCCCACAAGAAAAACATGCTGGGAAATGGCAACTATGATGTGAACGTCATCATGGCTGCATTGCAGACGCGTGGGTTTGAGGCTGTTTGGTGGGACAAGAGAAG GGATGTCAGCAGCATTGCACTGCCGAACGTCACTGGATTCATCTTGAATGTGCCATCCAATCTGCGCTGGGGGCCGTTGCGACTGCCCCTCAAGCGCCAACACTGGATTGGAGTTCGAGAAGTGGGAGGAATCTACTATAACTTGGACTCCAAACTGCGCAGTCCTCATGCTATCGGAACAGCTGATGAACTGAG GAAGTTTTTGCGTCACCAGCTTCGAGGGAAGAACTGTGAACTCCTATTGGTTGTGCCAGAGGAGGTGGAAGTCCACCAGACGTGGAGGTCTGATAACTAA